Proteins found in one Parasteatoda tepidariorum isolate YZ-2023 chromosome 7, CAS_Ptep_4.0, whole genome shotgun sequence genomic segment:
- the LOC107445086 gene encoding uncharacterized protein CG3556 produces the protein MWNLISSLLFATLCFYQALPIQSKCVDLKDLSGNITEIYSGPKNIKYNKCWNILNPENNSLEIELKHLDFEKRSCDYVCLTILVNKTGEKVKWCENSQRKKIAVYSKVSINFYADYGELTPNSRKNFEIHYKIDTSTKGIEGVKDALKQTVNWSISNSTSWKWIDHIPKVITALALSEGAKFDGKNREELLMVKQRELRISIALLRDTISSEQLSIFINSILSTCHNPRNFYGYNLVELLKEQIASENFTHPVSYLALCNANETWPVEAYENLLKIYKSKSRLPINRDYQAFAVMALSCELRLGGSDSIPNGIELSRAYKETVLRLMSLQSERGSFGNVQRTAVMTQALLSSVAINGFDDGWDHMKAFRFLLKSMKVPPTDVLSTYLILPLLNDKTLVDIAFTNCSASRDQDDLVAEVHDYLGPKIQVQYSLFIGGNKDVIHTIILKVPKYFTAFDVMKFAALKDKKYKFKYETVSGELDIYELADIQNNPEDGKFWLFYKKKAAAGNAFEQEEEGPEKITLSEGDHIAMWYKRYSMN, from the exons ATGTGGAACCTCATTTCTAGTTTGTTGTTTGCCACCCTTTGTTTTTACCAAGCAT tGCCAATACAGTCTAAATGTGTGGATTTAAAAGATCTGAGTGGCAACATAACCGAAATTTACTCCGGTcccaaaaatatcaaatacaaCAAATGTTGGAACATTTTAAATCCTGAGAATAACTCGTTGGAAATTGAGCTGAAGCACCTGGATTTTGAAAAAAGg TCTTGTGATTACGTTTGCCTAACCATCTTAGTCAACAAAACAGGAGAAAAAGTGAAATGGTGTGAAAACAGtcagaggaaaaaaatagcTGTCTACTCTAAAGTCTCTATCAATTTCTATGCAGATTATGGCGAGCTTACTCCAAATAGTCGgaagaattttgaaatacactataAAATTG ataCTAGTACGAAAGGAATTGAGGGTGTGAAAGATGCCTTGAAACAAACTGTTAATTGGTCGATAAGTAACTCTACTTCGTGGAAATGGATTGATCACATCCCGAAAGTTATCACAGCCCTTGCCCTATCAGAAGGCGCTAAATTTGACGGTAAAAATCGCGAAGAGCTGCTTATGGTGAAACAAAGGGAACTTCGAATTTCAATTGCTTTGCTGCG TGATACTATTTCAAGTGAGCAGCTAAGCATCTTCATAAACTCCATTCTCTCTACCTGTCATAATCCTCGCAATTTTTACGGATATAATTTGGTGGAACTTCTAAAAGAACAAATAGCATCTGAGAATTTCACGCATCCGGTATCCTACTTGGCACTTTGCAACGCTAATGAAACATGGCCGGTAGAAGCATAtgaaaatctcttaaaaatatacaaaagcaaATCCAGATTGCCCATCAACAGAG attACCAAGCATTTGCCGTGATGGCTCTTTCTTGCGAACTTCGACTAGGTGGTAGCGATTCAATTCCAAACGGAATAGAGCTTTCAAGAGCTTATAAAGAAACCGTTCTTAGGTTGATGAGTCTACAAAGTGAACGTGGTAGTTTTGGAAATGTCCAGAGAACAGCTGTTATGACTCAG GCGTTATTGTCAAGCGTCGCCATCAATGGTTTCGATGATGGCTGGGATCACATGAAAGCTTTTCGATTTCTCTTAAAATCCATGAAAGTTCCACCAACTGACGTTCTGTCGACATACTTGATCCTTCCACTGCTGAACGACAAAACCCTGGTCGACATTGCTTTCACCAATTGCTCAGCATCAAGAGACCAAG ATGATCTTGTGGCGGAGGTACATGATTACTTGGGACCGAAGATTCAAGTCCAGTACTCATTGTTTATAGGAGGCAACAAAGATGTGATTCACACAATAATACTCAAAGTACCAAAATACTTCACAGCGTTTGATGTGATGAAGTTTGCTGCACTCAAAGACAAAAAATACAA atttaaatacgAAACAGTATCTGGAGAATTGGATATTTATGAACTGGCCGACATTCAAAATAATCCGGAGGATGGAAagttttggttattttataagaaaaaagcaGCAGCAGGAAATGCTTTTGAGCAAGAGGAAGAAG ggCCAGAAAAAATAACTCTATCCGAAGGTGATCACATTGCCATGTGGTACAAGAGATATTCCATGAACTAA